From a region of the Paeniglutamicibacter cryotolerans genome:
- a CDS encoding peptide MFS transporter, whose protein sequence is MPLPKPTRGIGSLAMTELWERFSFYGLQGILAFYLLYTLQEGGLGLGAAAAASIVGAYGGAVYLAQIFGAWMGDRVLAPKRLVFWGGVVITLGHLALAFIPGAAGLGLGLGLIVVGTGALKTNITSIVGFLLDSNQSKRDAGFSYFYMAINIGAVAGPLATGIAQSMVGFHLGFGLAAVGMMAALIQYAVGMRNLPEQASIVRNPLLRSKAWVPLLVVAVLAGVIIMAWSTRILNSGNMANATTLVIVGASVAYLAIMLSSKVVTPVEKTRLRGFIPLFIVSALYFGFLFQNFTTIAIIITERVDLHLGSWEFPAAWVTTMGPLAAVLATPLLAKSWSRKGNRQPNAAAKISFGMIQIGLGYVFLLIVSMLSGESIPLILMLVFMVIVGVSEVLVGPIGLSLATRIAPSMYKSQLVALIFFALAAGSSLSGLLGQIYAAMNHEAYLGMIAVIAIVLGLALRAFTQKINAAIGAGL, encoded by the coding sequence ATGCCGCTCCCCAAGCCAACGCGGGGCATCGGAAGCCTTGCCATGACCGAATTGTGGGAACGGTTTAGTTTCTACGGGCTGCAGGGAATCCTGGCCTTCTATCTTCTATACACACTCCAAGAAGGAGGTTTGGGGCTGGGAGCCGCGGCTGCCGCGAGCATCGTCGGGGCTTATGGAGGAGCTGTTTATCTGGCCCAGATCTTCGGTGCCTGGATGGGCGACAGGGTGCTGGCGCCGAAACGGTTGGTTTTCTGGGGCGGCGTGGTAATCACCCTCGGGCATCTGGCCCTGGCCTTCATTCCGGGTGCCGCAGGCCTGGGTCTGGGCCTGGGGCTCATCGTCGTGGGTACGGGAGCCCTGAAGACCAACATCACCTCCATTGTCGGTTTCTTGCTTGACTCCAACCAGTCCAAGCGCGATGCCGGCTTCTCCTATTTCTACATGGCCATCAACATCGGTGCGGTGGCGGGCCCCTTGGCTACCGGCATTGCTCAGAGCATGGTCGGCTTCCATTTGGGCTTCGGGCTGGCAGCGGTCGGTATGATGGCCGCGCTCATCCAATACGCGGTGGGAATGCGGAACCTGCCCGAACAGGCCTCGATCGTAAGGAACCCCTTGCTCCGCAGCAAGGCCTGGGTGCCTCTTCTGGTTGTTGCCGTGCTCGCCGGCGTCATCATCATGGCGTGGTCGACCCGGATCCTCAATAGTGGCAACATGGCAAATGCGACCACCTTGGTGATCGTTGGCGCATCGGTGGCTTATCTGGCCATCATGTTGAGCTCCAAGGTAGTCACCCCCGTGGAGAAGACGCGGCTGAGGGGCTTCATCCCGCTGTTCATTGTCAGCGCCCTGTACTTCGGGTTTCTGTTCCAGAACTTCACGACCATAGCGATCATCATCACCGAACGGGTCGATCTTCATTTGGGCTCGTGGGAATTCCCCGCGGCGTGGGTGACTACCATGGGACCTCTGGCCGCGGTCTTGGCAACCCCGCTGCTTGCCAAATCCTGGAGCCGAAAGGGAAACCGACAGCCTAATGCGGCAGCAAAGATCTCGTTTGGCATGATTCAGATTGGGCTCGGCTACGTTTTCCTGCTCATTGTCTCCATGTTGTCGGGAGAATCCATTCCGCTGATTCTCATGCTGGTGTTCATGGTCATCGTCGGTGTTTCGGAAGTTCTGGTCGGGCCGATCGGTCTGTCGCTGGCCACCCGAATCGCCCCGAGCATGTACAAGTCGCAGCTGGTAGCCCTCATCTTCTTCGCACTGGCTGCAGGGTCCTCCCTGTCGGGCCTGCTGGGCCAGATCTACGCGGCAATGAACCACGAAGCGTATTTGGGCATGATCGCCGTCATTGCGATCGTTCTGGGACTTGCTCTACGAGCATTTACCCAAAAGATCAATGCAGCCATTGGCGCAGGACTGTAA
- a CDS encoding IS1182 family transposase, whose amino-acid sequence MDANGGERKRFRAFEPDAVMLVPPSLEEWLPEGHLARFIAELVENELDLTRFYASHKKAKGQPPYDPRLMLRIVLYGYCTGVRSSRQLERACTDVVALRWLAAQQAPDFRSIGRFRQRHLAALANVFLQALELCRAAGMVKLGMVALDGTKLRANASRHKAMSYARLTEKQKVLAQEISDLMAEAKTVDESEDAKFGPGKRGDELPVELANRQARSKAMAAARASLEQEAADKARVEAEEKAAKRGDDDDEITGAGDTAARESEPRPTAQRNFTDPQARIMKTADGSYHYCYNAQAVVDAGHQVIVAAELGQGANDYGQLVPMVERVQENLGMMPKTLSADTGYCSKANLVEAGRMEAEHGTGFFISTARVKHSTPIPESPRGRIPANATLGERMARKLKTKPGKKIYSRRKVIVEPVFGQIKTRQGKHLLLRGLQNAQAEWKLLAAGHNLLKLHAFRAQGAG is encoded by the coding sequence ATGGATGCCAACGGCGGGGAGCGGAAGCGGTTCAGGGCCTTTGAACCCGATGCGGTGATGCTGGTGCCACCCTCCCTGGAGGAGTGGCTGCCCGAGGGGCACCTGGCCCGGTTCATCGCCGAACTGGTCGAGAACGAGCTGGACCTGACCCGGTTCTACGCCTCCCACAAAAAGGCCAAGGGCCAGCCGCCGTACGACCCACGGCTGATGCTGCGCATCGTGCTCTACGGCTACTGCACCGGGGTCCGCTCCTCCCGCCAGCTGGAGCGCGCATGCACGGACGTGGTGGCGTTGCGCTGGCTGGCCGCCCAACAGGCCCCGGATTTCCGATCCATCGGCCGCTTCCGCCAACGCCACCTGGCCGCCTTGGCCAACGTGTTCCTGCAGGCGCTAGAACTCTGCCGGGCCGCGGGCATGGTCAAACTCGGGATGGTCGCGCTGGACGGAACGAAGCTGCGGGCCAACGCCTCTCGGCACAAGGCGATGTCCTACGCGCGGCTGACCGAAAAGCAGAAGGTCCTGGCCCAGGAGATCAGCGATCTGATGGCGGAGGCCAAGACCGTGGACGAGTCCGAGGACGCGAAGTTCGGTCCCGGTAAGCGCGGGGACGAGCTGCCGGTGGAACTGGCCAACCGGCAGGCCCGGTCCAAGGCCATGGCCGCCGCACGGGCTTCCTTGGAGCAGGAGGCCGCGGACAAGGCACGGGTAGAAGCCGAAGAGAAGGCCGCCAAGCGCGGGGATGACGATGATGAGATCACCGGTGCCGGTGACACCGCGGCCCGGGAATCGGAACCGAGGCCCACGGCGCAACGGAATTTCACGGATCCCCAAGCGCGGATCATGAAGACCGCCGACGGGTCCTATCACTATTGCTATAACGCGCAGGCGGTGGTGGACGCCGGGCATCAGGTCATTGTTGCCGCCGAGTTGGGCCAAGGGGCCAACGATTACGGACAGCTGGTCCCCATGGTCGAGCGGGTCCAGGAAAACCTGGGCATGATGCCCAAAACGTTGAGCGCCGATACCGGGTACTGCTCGAAGGCGAACCTGGTGGAGGCGGGGCGGATGGAGGCGGAGCATGGGACCGGGTTCTTCATCTCCACCGCCCGGGTGAAGCACTCCACCCCGATCCCGGAGTCCCCGCGGGGCCGGATCCCGGCCAACGCCACCTTGGGTGAGCGGATGGCCCGGAAGCTGAAGACCAAGCCCGGCAAGAAGATCTACTCGCGCCGGAAGGTCATCGTGGAACCGGTGTTCGGGCAGATCAAAACCCGTCAGGGTAAGCACTTGTTGTTGCGCGGACTTCAGAACGCGCAGGCGGAGTGGAAGTTGTTGGCGGCAGGGCATAACCTGCTCAAGTTGCATGCGTTCCGGGCCCAGGGTGCCGGATAG
- a CDS encoding metal-dependent hydrolase, whose translation MGGHHAASGAAAWIAVTTNFHLPLGSLAERISFLPESIPLGFGLFDVSPAGIAAGALVCAGAALVPDADHRHATIAHSLPPVSNAVCAGIGEISGGHRNGTHSLLGMGVFTLIAWLAGMWTVDTERFGVIFPGAGILAILLVAFALKALKFVPDRMRKFPWLVAIPAGAFVALFSPEEQYWFVLAMALGTAVHIAGDMLTVGGCNLLWPIKIKSPKILRRIPLLKDVWKPSGRVAFPILGKAGSGREWAMCVPISIYAFLGITLPILGIIKTRSEPLIALFGL comes from the coding sequence ATGGGCGGACACCACGCAGCCAGCGGCGCCGCCGCTTGGATTGCCGTGACCACGAATTTCCACCTTCCGCTCGGCTCGTTGGCCGAGCGCATCTCCTTCCTCCCGGAATCCATTCCCCTCGGATTCGGGCTCTTCGACGTCTCCCCGGCCGGCATTGCAGCCGGCGCGCTGGTGTGTGCCGGTGCCGCGCTGGTGCCCGATGCCGACCACCGCCACGCGACCATAGCGCATTCGCTGCCGCCGGTATCGAACGCGGTCTGTGCCGGAATCGGCGAGATCTCCGGTGGCCACCGCAACGGCACCCACTCGCTGCTGGGCATGGGGGTGTTCACGTTGATTGCCTGGCTCGCCGGGATGTGGACGGTGGACACCGAACGCTTCGGCGTCATCTTCCCGGGTGCCGGGATCCTGGCAATACTGCTGGTCGCCTTCGCGCTGAAGGCCCTGAAGTTCGTGCCCGATCGGATGCGCAAGTTCCCCTGGCTGGTGGCCATACCCGCCGGCGCGTTCGTTGCGCTGTTCTCGCCCGAGGAACAGTACTGGTTCGTATTGGCGATGGCGCTGGGCACCGCGGTCCATATTGCCGGGGACATGCTCACCGTCGGCGGCTGCAACTTGCTTTGGCCGATCAAGATCAAGTCCCCCAAAATCCTGCGTAGGATCCCGCTGCTCAAGGACGTCTGGAAGCCCAGCGGCCGGGTGGCGTTCCCGATCCTGGGCAAGGCCGGATCGGGCCGTGAATGGGCGATGTGCGTGCCCATCTCGATATACGCGTTCCTGGGCATCACGCTGCCGATCCTGGGCATCATCAAGACCCGTTCCGAACCCTTGATAGCTCTTTTCGGGCTCTAG
- a CDS encoding alpha/beta fold hydrolase: protein MRTVEHHFTLPLDHARPEVGVINLFARELSSTEHADPAALPWLLYLQGGPGGASPRPGSLSGWMAEAAKTFRILLLDQRGTGLSTPANRQTLPLCGDAAAQSAYLTHFRADSIVHDAEAIRALLGADKWSTFGQSYGGFCTLTYLSIAPEALERCLVTGGLASLTATVDDVYRATYARMAERNAEYFGWYPSDRVVLDRAIGHLRTTAEHLPDGRLLTVGLVQMLGQFLGGNARIHQLHHVFEQAFVPTPGGERLSDAFLAAVQAQAERATHPLYALMHESIYAQGTATDWSAERVLEDFPAFSPDAAAPLLTGEMVYRWYFENDPALRPLEAVASLVAERDDWGRLYDLAALAANTVPVAAVVYTHDVYVDKDLSLATADAVGNLRVWETADFHHDGIADEGSEIFKRLLGLTNERALP from the coding sequence ATGCGCACCGTCGAACACCACTTCACGCTCCCGCTTGACCACGCACGGCCCGAGGTCGGGGTCATCAACTTGTTCGCGCGTGAGCTGAGCTCCACCGAGCACGCGGATCCGGCCGCGTTGCCCTGGCTGTTGTACCTGCAGGGCGGGCCCGGCGGTGCGTCCCCACGCCCCGGATCGCTCTCCGGGTGGATGGCCGAGGCGGCCAAGACCTTCAGGATCCTGCTGCTTGACCAGCGCGGCACCGGGCTCAGCACTCCCGCCAACCGGCAGACGCTTCCTTTGTGCGGGGATGCCGCGGCGCAGTCCGCTTACCTGACCCATTTCCGCGCCGACTCGATCGTCCACGACGCCGAGGCCATCCGCGCCCTGCTGGGCGCCGACAAGTGGAGCACGTTCGGGCAGAGCTACGGCGGCTTCTGCACGCTGACCTACCTCTCCATCGCTCCCGAGGCGCTTGAGCGTTGTCTGGTCACCGGAGGGCTGGCCTCGCTCACGGCCACGGTCGACGATGTCTACCGGGCCACCTATGCACGCATGGCCGAGCGTAATGCCGAGTACTTCGGTTGGTACCCGAGCGACCGCGTGGTGCTGGACCGGGCGATCGGGCACCTGCGCACCACAGCCGAGCACCTGCCCGACGGGCGCCTCCTCACCGTGGGGCTGGTGCAGATGCTCGGGCAGTTCCTGGGCGGGAACGCACGCATCCACCAGCTGCACCACGTCTTCGAGCAGGCGTTCGTGCCCACGCCCGGCGGCGAGCGGCTCTCCGACGCGTTCCTGGCAGCCGTCCAGGCCCAGGCCGAGCGGGCCACCCACCCGCTCTACGCGCTGATGCACGAGTCGATCTATGCGCAGGGGACCGCCACCGATTGGTCCGCCGAGCGGGTGCTTGAGGATTTCCCGGCCTTCTCCCCCGATGCCGCCGCGCCGTTGCTGACCGGTGAAATGGTCTACCGCTGGTACTTCGAGAACGATCCTGCGCTGCGCCCCCTGGAGGCCGTCGCCAGCCTGGTGGCCGAGCGCGACGACTGGGGTCGGCTCTATGACCTCGCGGCGCTGGCGGCGAATACCGTGCCGGTGGCAGCGGTCGTCTACACCCACGACGTGTATGTCGATAAGGACTTGTCGCTGGCCACGGCGGATGCGGTTGGGAACTTGAGGGTCTGGGAGACGGCCGATTTCCACCACGACGGGATCGCCGATGAGGGGTCCGAGATCTTTAAGCGGTTACTGGGCCTGACCAATGAACGGGCCCTCCCCTAG
- a CDS encoding TetR/AcrR family transcriptional regulator produces the protein MTDSGLGRKRLSRGALTGSSIALATLRLLDEKGTAGFTLPALGRALGADQTAVYRHYAHKDDIVLAVADLLLEEVLDGYHPAPCWRAAIADLSRRIREVYKRHPAAGSLSGSRTTGRTGEKQLVEAFLAAIIDAGFEGQEAALYYRVAADFSLFWAGGHAGYLALDPDRQFTDESSWTREYFNADPQLHPRTAQTKQHLAEVGFDEIFETALALMLDGIEVRAPKPCTCTSTDHPTIRPRHSRA, from the coding sequence ATGACCGACAGTGGCTTGGGTCGCAAGAGGCTCTCTCGTGGCGCCCTCACGGGGAGCTCCATCGCTCTGGCAACCTTGCGTCTCCTTGACGAAAAGGGCACCGCGGGGTTCACTCTTCCAGCACTGGGACGGGCTCTGGGCGCAGACCAGACCGCCGTCTACAGGCATTACGCGCACAAGGACGACATCGTGCTCGCTGTAGCAGACCTGTTGCTGGAAGAAGTCCTCGATGGCTACCACCCGGCCCCTTGCTGGCGAGCGGCCATCGCCGACCTCAGCCGCAGAATTCGCGAAGTCTACAAACGGCATCCCGCCGCTGGCTCGCTCTCGGGCTCCAGGACCACCGGGCGGACAGGCGAAAAGCAACTGGTGGAAGCCTTCCTCGCTGCCATCATCGACGCAGGATTCGAGGGGCAAGAGGCCGCACTCTATTATCGGGTCGCCGCCGACTTTTCCCTCTTCTGGGCCGGCGGACATGCTGGCTACCTCGCCCTCGACCCAGACCGCCAGTTTACCGACGAGTCGTCGTGGACACGCGAATATTTCAACGCCGATCCCCAGCTCCACCCCCGGACCGCACAAACGAAGCAGCACCTGGCAGAGGTAGGTTTCGATGAAATATTTGAAACCGCCTTGGCCCTGATGCTGGATGGAATAGAGGTCAGGGCTCCGAAGCCATGTACCTGCACGTCAACAGACCATCCGACGATACGGCCTCGGCACTCGCGGGCTTAG
- a CDS encoding MDR family NADP-dependent oxidoreductase — protein MEFSTLHHRVHHPFRILGHSKKTYAEPMDSHEVQLARYPDGAIGARDFTIAPAQVPALGPGQVLVRLRRLGLNAGLANRIGGPDTAYGPGIRIGDVPASDGVVEVLESHSSEFQVGDLAVRKSPWRITDVSAAGELRRIPQQEADVPLEAHLTVLGHVGFTAYTGMMRFGGVRAEDTVYVSGAAGGVGSCAVQFAKAIGATVIGSAGSPEKVQLLRELGADTAFNHHDGTALELLRHAAPDGLDLFYDNVGGEQLEAALEMLRFSGRVVICGAASQYGKGTQRRGPANYAQMIYRQLTMRGFDVTSNEDLRPDFEADATRWLRAGKIRSVHTVIDGFDRTPEAFASLLSGGNSGRMIVSCDD, from the coding sequence TTGGAATTTTCCACCCTGCATCACCGAGTGCATCACCCGTTCCGTATTCTCGGGCATTCGAAGAAGACATACGCTGAACCCATGGATTCTCACGAAGTACAGCTTGCTCGCTACCCGGATGGCGCCATCGGGGCCCGTGATTTCACGATCGCACCAGCGCAAGTCCCCGCGCTTGGCCCCGGTCAGGTCTTGGTGCGCCTGCGTCGGCTGGGCTTGAACGCCGGGCTGGCCAACCGGATTGGTGGTCCGGATACGGCCTATGGACCGGGCATCCGCATTGGTGACGTGCCGGCGAGCGACGGCGTGGTGGAGGTTCTTGAATCACATAGCAGTGAATTCCAAGTTGGTGACCTCGCAGTCCGAAAATCACCATGGCGGATTACGGATGTTTCGGCTGCCGGTGAGCTGCGGCGCATCCCCCAGCAAGAGGCTGATGTTCCCCTAGAGGCTCATCTGACGGTGCTTGGCCATGTCGGCTTTACCGCATACACCGGCATGATGCGGTTTGGCGGTGTCCGGGCGGAGGACACCGTGTATGTCTCGGGTGCCGCCGGCGGGGTAGGAAGTTGCGCCGTGCAGTTTGCCAAAGCCATAGGCGCCACCGTGATTGGCAGCGCCGGTTCACCGGAAAAGGTTCAGCTACTGAGGGAGCTGGGCGCCGATACGGCCTTTAACCATCACGACGGCACAGCGCTAGAACTGCTTCGCCATGCCGCCCCGGACGGACTCGATCTGTTCTACGACAACGTCGGCGGCGAACAGCTGGAAGCTGCCCTGGAGATGCTCCGCTTTAGCGGGCGCGTTGTCATCTGCGGTGCCGCCTCACAGTATGGGAAGGGTACACAGCGCCGTGGTCCCGCGAACTACGCGCAGATGATTTACCGGCAACTAACCATGCGTGGCTTTGATGTGACATCGAATGAGGACCTGCGACCTGATTTCGAGGCCGATGCCACCCGATGGTTACGTGCCGGGAAAATTCGCAGCGTCCACACCGTCATCGACGGCTTTGACCGCACCCCCGAGGCTTTCGCATCGCTTCTCTCCGGTGGTAACAGTGGCCGCATGATTGTCTCCTGCGACGACTGA
- a CDS encoding DUF6318 family protein — translation MELHQRKSWKRNRTALLSMTAVSVLGLVAGCTGPSSPAPVPDAAQTPQSTAPVSTSLPPSPTPTAKPTPMPIPASSNGPAQNLRAPVRPAAIKKHDLAGLEAFSRHYFDMLNHTVQSRDAAPLRALTLKFCVECFSGYINPADVNKAAGTWVTGGEMDLTLGDVRLAGNTSGIVIFSYTQEEMTYFTAPNKSGPFLRATEKPVLGALSAEFDGQWKASSMTYVEDDE, via the coding sequence ATGGAACTGCATCAGAGAAAAAGTTGGAAGCGTAACCGTACGGCCTTGCTCTCCATGACGGCCGTGTCAGTACTTGGCCTTGTGGCCGGCTGCACCGGGCCGTCTTCGCCGGCGCCGGTTCCGGATGCCGCGCAAACGCCGCAAAGCACTGCGCCGGTATCAACCAGCCTGCCGCCATCTCCAACACCCACGGCGAAACCAACGCCGATGCCCATTCCGGCGAGCTCGAATGGCCCTGCGCAGAATTTACGTGCGCCCGTGAGGCCAGCAGCAATCAAAAAACATGATCTGGCGGGGCTAGAAGCATTCTCGCGCCACTATTTTGACATGCTGAACCACACTGTGCAGTCGCGGGACGCAGCTCCGCTTAGAGCGCTCACGTTAAAATTTTGTGTGGAGTGTTTCAGTGGCTATATCAACCCTGCCGATGTGAACAAGGCGGCTGGCACATGGGTGACGGGTGGAGAAATGGACCTGACTCTAGGCGATGTTCGACTTGCCGGTAACACAAGCGGGATTGTTATTTTTTCCTATACGCAGGAAGAAATGACGTACTTCACTGCGCCGAACAAGAGCGGCCCGTTTCTCAGAGCGACAGAAAAACCAGTTCTGGGAGCTCTAAGCGCAGAATTCGATGGGCAATGGAAAGCCTCTTCAATGACATATGTAGAAGACGATGAATAA
- a CDS encoding GNAT family N-acetyltransferase, with amino-acid sequence MSTPRIARPDDVPVILELIHELAVYEREPDAVKNTPELLHSHLFGDNPRVFAHVSEGILPGGEEPVVLGFALWYLTYSTWEGTHGIHLEDLYVRPEARGGGHGKALLGELARITVERGYKRLEWSVLDWNAPAIGFYDSLGAGSMDGWTVRRLDSDALARVAAAASATRSGA; translated from the coding sequence ATGAGTACCCCGCGCATAGCTCGCCCCGACGATGTCCCCGTGATCCTCGAACTCATCCACGAGCTCGCCGTCTACGAACGCGAACCCGACGCGGTGAAAAACACCCCCGAGCTACTGCACTCGCACCTGTTCGGGGACAATCCGCGGGTCTTCGCCCACGTTTCCGAGGGGATCCTGCCCGGCGGCGAGGAACCGGTGGTCCTCGGGTTCGCGCTCTGGTACCTGACCTACTCCACATGGGAGGGCACGCACGGCATCCATCTGGAGGACCTCTATGTGCGCCCCGAGGCCCGCGGTGGTGGACACGGCAAGGCACTGCTGGGCGAGCTGGCCCGGATAACCGTGGAGCGCGGCTACAAGCGCTTGGAGTGGAGCGTGCTGGACTGGAATGCACCGGCCATCGGCTTCTACGATTCCCTCGGCGCCGGTTCGATGGACGGGTGGACCGTCCGCCGGCTCGATTCCGACGCGTTGGCCAGAGTCGCAGCTGCGGCTTCAGCCACCAGGTCCGGCGCGTGA
- a CDS encoding IS256 family transposase, translating into MTAPHIVDPATVLSEALGDASPDLMRHLLQTMINALLSADADAVAGAEWGKPSSERLAQRNGYRHRELDTRAGTIDVAIPKLRQGTYFPDWLLERRKRAEAAMITVVADCYLAGVSTRRMDKLVKTLGIHSLSKSQVSRMATDLDEQVHAFRTRPLGDAGPFTFVAADALTMKVREAGRVINAVVMVATGVNADGHREVLGVRVATSETKAAWNMFFADLVARGLTGVLMVTSDAHAGLVEAIAANLPGTSWQRCRTHYAANLMSATPKNLWPAVKAMLHSVYDQPDAASVNAQFDRLLDYVEEKLPKVFEHLDAARADILAFTAFPKDVWQQVWSNNPNERLNKEIRRRTDVVGIFPNRDAIIRLVGAVLAEQSDEWAEGRRYFGLEVLARCRLTIVDSGPETRSDLPGLETLEAAA; encoded by the coding sequence ATGACCGCTCCTCATATTGTCGACCCTGCCACCGTACTTTCCGAAGCATTAGGCGACGCGTCGCCCGATCTGATGCGTCACTTGCTGCAAACCATGATCAATGCCCTGCTTTCAGCCGACGCGGACGCCGTGGCCGGCGCCGAATGGGGCAAGCCCTCATCCGAGCGCCTGGCCCAACGCAACGGCTACCGCCACCGCGAGCTCGACACCCGCGCCGGCACCATCGATGTCGCCATCCCGAAACTGCGCCAGGGCACCTACTTCCCCGACTGGCTCCTGGAGCGCCGCAAGCGCGCCGAAGCGGCCATGATCACCGTCGTCGCTGACTGCTACCTTGCCGGGGTCTCCACCCGGCGCATGGACAAGCTCGTGAAAACCCTGGGCATCCACTCCCTGTCCAAATCACAGGTCTCCCGCATGGCCACGGACCTCGACGAGCAGGTCCACGCGTTCCGCACCCGGCCGCTGGGCGATGCGGGCCCGTTCACGTTCGTCGCCGCCGACGCACTGACGATGAAGGTCCGCGAGGCCGGGAGGGTGATCAATGCGGTGGTCATGGTCGCCACCGGCGTCAACGCGGACGGTCACCGCGAGGTCCTCGGGGTCCGCGTGGCCACCAGCGAGACCAAGGCCGCCTGGAACATGTTCTTCGCCGACCTGGTGGCCCGCGGCCTGACCGGGGTCCTGATGGTCACTTCCGACGCGCATGCCGGCCTGGTCGAGGCCATCGCGGCGAACCTTCCCGGGACGTCCTGGCAACGCTGCCGCACCCACTATGCGGCGAACCTGATGTCAGCGACCCCGAAAAACCTCTGGCCGGCGGTGAAAGCCATGCTGCACTCGGTCTATGACCAGCCGGATGCAGCCAGCGTGAACGCCCAGTTCGACCGGCTCCTGGACTACGTCGAGGAAAAGCTCCCGAAGGTGTTCGAGCACCTGGACGCAGCCCGTGCCGACATCCTCGCGTTCACTGCGTTCCCGAAGGATGTCTGGCAGCAAGTCTGGTCCAATAATCCCAATGAGCGTTTGAACAAGGAGATCCGCCGCCGGACCGACGTGGTCGGGATCTTCCCCAACCGCGACGCGATCATCCGCCTGGTCGGGGCCGTCCTGGCGGAGCAAAGTGATGAATGGGCCGAGGGGCGCCGCTACTTCGGCCTTGAAGTCCTGGCCCGCTGCCGCCTCACCATCGTGGACTCCGGCCCCGAAACACGCAGCGACCTGCCCGGACTGGAAACCCTGGAAGCCGCCGCATGA